From one Streptomyces sp. SCSIO 30461 genomic stretch:
- the pgsA gene encoding CDP-diacylglycerol--glycerol-3-phosphate 3-phosphatidyltransferase, which produces MTGVPASAAGGTGRPAPGGKLGAAAVNQASLWNIANILTMVRLLLVPGFVILLLQNGGYDPAWRAWAWAAFAVAMITDLFDGHLARTYNLVTDFGKIADPIADKAIMAAGLICLSALGDLPWWVTGVILFRELGITLMRFWVIRHGVIPASRGGKMKTLAQGTAVGMYVLALTGPLATLRWWVMAVAVVLTVVTGLDYIRQAVVLRRRGLAAERAAARVGDRKDTSETAR; this is translated from the coding sequence ATGACGGGAGTCCCGGCGTCCGCGGCGGGCGGGACCGGCAGGCCTGCGCCCGGGGGCAAGCTGGGTGCCGCTGCCGTCAACCAGGCCAGCCTCTGGAACATCGCGAACATCCTCACCATGGTGCGGCTGCTGCTGGTGCCGGGGTTCGTGATCCTGCTGCTCCAGAACGGCGGCTATGACCCGGCCTGGCGTGCCTGGGCGTGGGCGGCGTTCGCAGTGGCCATGATCACCGACCTGTTCGACGGCCACCTCGCCCGTACGTACAACCTGGTCACGGACTTCGGGAAGATCGCCGACCCTATCGCCGACAAGGCGATCATGGCGGCGGGTCTGATCTGCCTCTCGGCGCTCGGGGACCTGCCCTGGTGGGTCACGGGGGTGATCCTCTTCCGTGAGCTCGGGATCACGCTGATGCGCTTCTGGGTGATCCGGCACGGGGTGATTCCCGCCAGCCGCGGCGGAAAGATGAAGACGCTGGCCCAGGGCACGGCGGTGGGCATGTACGTTCTCGCGCTGACCGGGCCGCTGGCCACCCTGCGCTGGTGGGTGATGGCCGTGGCGGTCGTCCTCACGGTGGTCACGGGACTCGACTACATACGGCAGGCCGTGGTCCTGCGGCGCAGGGGGCTCGCCGCCGAGCGGGCGGCGGCGCGGGTCGGCGACCGGAAGGACACCTCGGAGACCGCGCGATGA
- a CDS encoding CinA family protein — MKADPGATDDVFDGVGARVLALLAERGETLAVAESLTGGLVAAELTAVPGASKSFRGSVTAYATAVKRDLLGVDSALLALRGAVDPDVAAQMAAGVRTGLGAGWGIATTGVAGPEPQDGQPVGTVFVAVARPDGTRKAVSLRLNGDRAEIRRESVRSVLELLSGELSENGRAQDTEQNGGT, encoded by the coding sequence ATGAAGGCGGATCCCGGCGCGACGGACGACGTCTTCGACGGTGTCGGCGCCCGGGTGCTGGCGCTGCTCGCGGAGCGCGGCGAGACCCTGGCCGTCGCGGAGTCCCTGACCGGTGGACTGGTGGCCGCCGAGCTGACCGCGGTCCCGGGGGCATCGAAATCCTTCCGCGGGTCCGTGACGGCGTACGCGACGGCCGTGAAGCGCGATCTCCTGGGAGTCGACTCCGCGCTGCTGGCCTTGCGGGGCGCGGTCGACCCCGATGTGGCGGCGCAGATGGCCGCAGGAGTGAGGACCGGCCTCGGCGCCGGCTGGGGAATCGCGACCACCGGGGTCGCGGGGCCGGAGCCGCAGGACGGGCAGCCCGTGGGGACGGTCTTCGTGGCCGTCGCGAGACCGGACGGAACGCGGAAAGCGGTTTCACTGCGGTTGAACGGCGACCGTGCGGAAATCCGTAGAGAGAGTGTACGGAGCGTGCTTGAGCTTCTCTCCGGCGAACTCTCGGAGAATGGGCGGGCACAGGATACGGAACAGAACGGGGGGACTTGA
- a CDS encoding helix-turn-helix domain-containing protein, with product MILLRRLLGDVLRRQRQRQGRTLREVSSSARVSLGYLSEVERGQKEASSELLSAICDALDVRMSELMREVSDELSLAELAESAAASEPVPAPVRPMLNSVSVTSVAGVPTERVTIKAPAEAVDVVAA from the coding sequence ATGATTCTGCTCCGTCGCCTGCTTGGTGACGTGCTGCGTCGGCAGCGCCAGCGCCAGGGCCGTACTCTGCGCGAAGTCTCCTCGTCCGCCCGAGTATCGCTCGGCTATCTCTCAGAGGTGGAGCGGGGGCAGAAGGAGGCTTCCTCCGAACTGCTCTCCGCGATCTGCGACGCGCTTGACGTACGGATGTCCGAGCTCATGCGGGAAGTGAGCGACGAGCTGTCACTCGCCGAACTGGCCGAGTCGGCAGCGGCGAGCGAGCCGGTGCCCGCACCGGTACGCCCGATGCTCAATTCCGTCTCTGTGACGTCGGTGGCGGGTGTGCCGACGGAGCGGGTGACGATCAAGGCGCCCGCGGAGGCGGTGGACGTCGTCGCCGCCTGA
- a CDS encoding DNA starvation/stationary phase protection protein has translation MSVVKSALSGQERKVTGEALQGALADLVDLALVAKQVHWNVVGPRFRSVHLQLDEVVATARQHSDVVAERASAIGVSPDGRAGTVASSSAIGKVPEGYTQDADVVAFMVKALGAVIAKMRERIEVTDEPDPVSQDILIQLTADLEKHAWMFQAESA, from the coding sequence ATGTCTGTGGTGAAGAGTGCGCTGTCCGGTCAGGAGCGCAAGGTCACGGGAGAGGCGCTCCAGGGCGCGCTGGCGGATCTGGTCGACCTGGCCCTGGTGGCGAAGCAGGTCCACTGGAACGTCGTGGGACCGCGCTTCCGCTCCGTGCATCTCCAACTGGACGAGGTCGTCGCGACCGCCCGGCAGCACTCCGACGTCGTGGCGGAGCGAGCCTCGGCGATCGGGGTCTCACCCGACGGGCGGGCGGGCACCGTGGCGTCTTCCAGCGCCATCGGCAAGGTCCCGGAGGGGTACACCCAGGACGCGGACGTGGTCGCCTTCATGGTCAAGGCGCTGGGTGCCGTGATCGCCAAGATGAGGGAGCGTATCGAGGTCACGGACGAGCCCGACCCGGTGAGCCAGGACATCCTGATCCAGCTCACTGCCGACCTTGAGAAGCACGCCTGGATGTTCCAGGCGGAGAGCGCCTAG
- a CDS encoding SDR family NAD(P)-dependent oxidoreductase: protein MALTAYDLTGRSAFVTGAASGIGRATAVLLSQSGATVHCADVDEKGLLETLSLISSTASARNTAHAHVVDVSDRSAVQAAVSAAGPLHIMAAIAGIMHSSTVMETRDEDLDRVLAVNFKGVLYACQAAARGMIEAGIAGSLVTMASGAVDTGNPGLLCYGAAKAAVVQLTRTLAAELGPYSIRANSIAPGWVRSAMTDRHDESLQRKAEAAMVRLTPLGRVGEPEDVAHAVLHLASDASSFMTGQILRPNGGVAMPW, encoded by the coding sequence ATGGCCCTCACGGCGTACGACCTCACCGGCCGCAGTGCGTTCGTCACCGGCGCGGCGAGCGGCATCGGCCGCGCGACCGCCGTCCTTCTCTCCCAGTCCGGTGCCACCGTGCACTGCGCCGATGTGGACGAGAAGGGTCTCCTCGAGACACTGAGCCTCATTTCGAGCACCGCGAGCGCCCGCAACACGGCGCACGCCCATGTCGTCGACGTCAGCGACCGGTCCGCCGTCCAGGCCGCTGTCAGCGCCGCGGGTCCGCTGCACATCATGGCCGCGATCGCCGGGATCATGCATTCCAGCACCGTCATGGAGACCCGCGACGAGGATCTCGACCGAGTGCTCGCGGTCAACTTCAAGGGGGTGCTCTACGCATGCCAGGCGGCAGCCCGCGGAATGATCGAGGCGGGCATCGCGGGCTCACTCGTCACCATGGCCTCGGGGGCGGTGGACACCGGCAATCCGGGGCTGCTGTGCTACGGAGCGGCCAAGGCGGCCGTCGTACAGCTCACCAGAACCCTGGCCGCGGAACTCGGGCCTTACTCCATTCGGGCGAACAGCATCGCTCCGGGCTGGGTCCGCAGCGCCATGACCGACCGCCATGACGAGAGCCTTCAGCGAAAGGCGGAGGCCGCCATGGTCCGGCTGACTCCGCTCGGCAGAGTCGGCGAGCCCGAGGACGTCGCACACGCCGTCCTCCACCTCGCCTCTGACGCGTCGTCGTTCATGACGGGTCAGATCCTCCGGCCGAACGGGGGCGTCGCGATGCCCTGGTAG
- a CDS encoding DNA-formamidopyrimidine glycosylase family protein, whose product MPEGDTVWLTAHKLHEALAGRVLTLFDLRVPRFATTDLTGREVLDVTPRGKHLLTRIEDGFTLHSHLRMDGSWRVFAAGERPRGGPGHQIRAILGNSEHAAVGYRLPVLELLRTQDEARAVGHLGPDLLGPDWDPGAAERNLLADAARPLGEALLDQRNLAGIGNVYKSELAFLARCTPWLPVGELPSGVPARLVATAQRLLEANKNRFERRTTPGERRTEQRLFVYGRVGRPCLRCGTLIRKAGQDERVTYWCPRCQSGPTGPADA is encoded by the coding sequence ATGCCCGAAGGAGACACTGTCTGGCTGACCGCGCACAAACTGCACGAGGCGCTGGCCGGTCGCGTGCTGACGCTCTTCGATCTCAGGGTGCCGCGGTTCGCCACCACCGATCTCACCGGACGGGAGGTGCTGGACGTCACCCCACGCGGGAAGCACCTGCTCACCCGTATCGAAGATGGGTTCACGCTGCACTCGCATCTGCGGATGGACGGCTCCTGGCGGGTGTTCGCGGCGGGGGAACGCCCGCGCGGCGGCCCAGGGCACCAGATCAGAGCGATTCTCGGCAACAGTGAGCACGCCGCGGTCGGCTATCGCCTGCCGGTGCTGGAACTCCTGCGCACGCAGGACGAGGCGCGGGCCGTGGGGCATCTGGGCCCCGATCTCCTCGGCCCGGACTGGGACCCCGGTGCCGCCGAGCGCAATCTCCTCGCCGACGCCGCCCGGCCGCTCGGCGAGGCTCTGCTCGATCAGCGCAATCTGGCAGGGATCGGCAATGTCTACAAGTCGGAGCTGGCCTTCCTGGCCCGCTGCACGCCCTGGCTCCCGGTGGGCGAGCTCCCCTCCGGTGTCCCGGCGCGCCTCGTCGCCACGGCCCAGCGTCTCCTGGAGGCCAACAAGAACCGCTTCGAGCGGCGCACCACACCCGGCGAACGCCGCACGGAGCAGCGCTTGTTCGTATACGGCCGGGTGGGCCGCCCGTGTCTGCGCTGCGGCACCCTGATCCGCAAGGCGGGGCAGGATGAGCGAGTGACCTACTGGTGCCCTCGCTGCCAGTCCGGTCCCACGGGACCGGCTGACGCCTGA
- a CDS encoding ATP-dependent helicase, which yields MVGNALDSFAPATRGWFTGAFRAPTDAQEGAWRAIGQGSDVLVVAPTGSGKTLAAFLAALDGLTSAPPPADTKKRCRVLYVSPLKALAVDVERNLRSPLTGIRQESVRLGLPEPEVRVGIRSGDTPAAERRALATRPPDILITTPESLFLMLTSSTREALTGIETVIVDEVHAVAGTKRGAHLALSLERLDELLPRPARRIGLSATVRPVDEVARYLSPQRKVEIVQPPSGKEFDLSVVVPVEDLGELGGSPASEPDAAGEKPSIWPHVEERIADLVQAHRSTIVFANSRRLAERLCNRLNEIAYERATGKPLPDGAPPAEIMAQSGAALGAPSLLARAHHGSVSKEQRALVEEDLKAGRLPAVVATSSLELGIDMGAVDLVVQVESPPSVASGLQRVGRAGHQVGAVSTGVVFPKYRGDLVQAAVVTERMRGGSIEALRIPANPLDVLAQQLVAMVALDTWQADELLAVVRRAAPFASLPESAFTAVLDMLAGRYPSDAFAELRPRVVWDRIAGTVTGRPGTQRLAVTSGGTIPDRGLFGVFLAGSDPRKGGGRVGELDEEMVYESRVGDVFTLGTTSWRIEDITRDRVLVSPAPGVPGRLPFWKGDQLGRPLELGRAVGAFLREIGALSEEDALLRLRTAGLDAWAAGNVLAYLDEQRRACGHVPDDRTILVERFRDELGDWRVVIHSPFGAQVHAPWALALGARLAERYGMDAQVMHADDGIVLRLPDADLMGLDLLDQDPVHLDTSYDGDQAPVGAADTVFDKSEIAEIVTDQVGGSALFASRFRECAARALLLPRRNPGKRTPLWQQRQRAAQLLQVAGEFGSFPIVLEAVRECLQDVFDVPGLTELMGDIDSRRVRLVEVTTPEPSPFARSLLFGYVAQFLYEGDSPLAERRAAALSLDSKLLAELLGQAELRELLDADVLGELERELQWLTEERGLKGAEGVADALRVLGPLTAAELAERGADPGWAEELAASRRAIRVRIAGADHWAAIEDAGRLRDALGTALPVGVPEAFTEPVKDPLGDLLARFARTHGPFTSSQAASRFGLGSAVTDGALQRLAGTGRVVQGEFHPSGIGREWCDATVLRRLRRRSLAALREELEPVPPAALATFLPQWQHLGSSSLRGIDGLARAIEQLQGAPVPASALEKLVLPSRVVGYSPALLDELTTTGEVVWAGAGSLPGKDGWVSLYLADAAPLLLPPPHPVELTALHESVLTVLSGGYGLFFRQIADQVRATTHPDATDPRLADTLWDLAWSGRLTNDTLAPLRAFLGSGRTAGSTAHRAKRTVPRGRYGSLTASARPASRTGPPTVAGRWSLLPPAEPDATHRAHALARTLLDRHGVVTRGAVAAEGVEGGFSATYRILSAFEDSGQARRGYVVEGLGAAQFAMDGAVDRLRAASSARDRAGAHTAARATVLAAADPANAYGAALPWPEPPTGAGHKPGRKAGSLVVLVDGELALYMERGGRTLLSWATEPDAPVLRAAAEALAEAARAGALGSVTVERVNGAAALTSPLARPFEESGFHATPRGLRLRP from the coding sequence ATGGTCGGCAACGCACTCGACAGCTTCGCCCCCGCGACTCGCGGCTGGTTCACGGGTGCGTTCCGCGCGCCCACGGACGCCCAGGAGGGTGCGTGGCGGGCGATCGGGCAGGGCTCGGACGTCCTGGTCGTCGCACCGACCGGTTCAGGCAAGACCCTCGCCGCATTCCTCGCCGCGCTCGACGGTCTGACGTCCGCCCCTCCGCCCGCGGACACCAAGAAGCGCTGCCGTGTGCTGTACGTATCCCCGCTGAAGGCGCTTGCGGTGGACGTAGAACGCAATCTGCGCAGCCCGCTGACCGGGATCCGCCAGGAGTCGGTCAGGCTGGGGCTTCCGGAGCCGGAGGTGCGGGTCGGCATCCGCTCAGGGGACACACCGGCCGCGGAGCGCAGGGCGCTCGCCACCCGGCCGCCGGACATCCTCATCACCACGCCCGAGTCGCTCTTCCTGATGCTGACCTCGTCCACGCGCGAGGCGCTCACGGGCATCGAGACGGTGATCGTGGACGAGGTGCACGCGGTGGCGGGCACCAAGCGGGGCGCCCATCTCGCCCTGTCCCTGGAGCGGCTGGACGAGCTGCTGCCGCGCCCGGCACGGCGGATCGGCCTGTCCGCGACCGTCCGGCCGGTGGACGAGGTGGCTCGCTACCTGTCCCCGCAGCGCAAGGTGGAGATCGTCCAGCCGCCGTCCGGCAAGGAGTTCGACCTCTCCGTGGTGGTCCCCGTCGAGGATCTCGGCGAACTCGGCGGCTCCCCCGCGTCGGAGCCGGACGCCGCCGGTGAGAAGCCGTCGATCTGGCCCCATGTCGAGGAGCGCATCGCCGATCTGGTCCAGGCGCACCGCTCGACGATCGTCTTCGCCAACTCCCGTCGGCTGGCCGAGCGGTTGTGCAACAGGCTCAACGAGATCGCATACGAGCGTGCCACGGGCAAGCCGCTGCCCGATGGCGCTCCCCCGGCCGAGATCATGGCGCAGTCGGGGGCCGCCCTGGGCGCGCCGTCGCTGCTCGCCCGCGCCCACCACGGCTCGGTCTCCAAGGAGCAGCGTGCGCTGGTCGAGGAGGATCTCAAGGCGGGCAGGCTGCCCGCGGTCGTCGCCACCTCCAGTCTCGAGCTGGGGATCGACATGGGTGCGGTGGATCTGGTCGTCCAGGTCGAGTCCCCGCCGTCCGTCGCCTCCGGCCTGCAGCGGGTGGGCCGGGCGGGCCACCAGGTGGGGGCTGTCTCCACCGGCGTGGTCTTCCCCAAGTACCGCGGTGACCTGGTGCAGGCGGCCGTGGTGACCGAGCGGATGCGCGGCGGCTCGATCGAGGCCCTGAGGATCCCCGCCAATCCCCTGGACGTGCTGGCGCAGCAGTTGGTCGCGATGGTTGCGCTGGACACCTGGCAGGCCGATGAACTGCTGGCTGTGGTGCGGCGGGCGGCACCCTTCGCCTCGCTTCCGGAGTCGGCGTTCACGGCGGTGCTGGACATGCTCGCGGGCCGCTATCCGTCGGACGCGTTCGCCGAGCTGCGGCCACGGGTGGTGTGGGACAGGATCGCCGGGACGGTCACGGGGCGACCGGGCACCCAGCGCCTCGCGGTCACCTCCGGTGGCACCATCCCCGACCGCGGGTTGTTCGGAGTGTTCCTCGCCGGGTCCGACCCCAGGAAGGGCGGCGGGCGGGTCGGTGAGCTCGACGAGGAGATGGTGTACGAGTCCCGGGTGGGGGATGTCTTCACTCTCGGCACCACGTCCTGGCGGATCGAGGACATCACGCGTGACCGAGTCCTGGTCTCGCCCGCCCCGGGGGTCCCCGGCCGGCTGCCGTTCTGGAAGGGCGACCAACTCGGCCGTCCGCTCGAACTGGGGCGTGCGGTCGGCGCGTTCCTGCGGGAGATCGGCGCGCTGTCCGAGGAGGATGCGCTGCTTCGCCTGCGCACGGCCGGACTCGACGCTTGGGCCGCCGGCAATGTGCTCGCCTATCTCGACGAGCAACGCCGTGCCTGCGGCCATGTACCCGACGACCGCACGATCCTCGTGGAGCGCTTCCGGGACGAGCTGGGCGACTGGCGGGTCGTGATCCACTCCCCGTTCGGAGCCCAGGTCCACGCCCCCTGGGCGCTGGCACTCGGTGCCCGGCTCGCCGAGCGGTACGGCATGGACGCACAGGTGATGCACGCGGACGACGGCATCGTGCTGCGGCTGCCCGACGCCGATCTGATGGGGCTGGATCTGCTCGACCAGGACCCGGTGCACCTCGACACCTCCTACGACGGCGACCAGGCGCCGGTCGGAGCTGCTGACACCGTCTTCGACAAGAGTGAGATCGCTGAGATCGTCACCGACCAGGTCGGCGGTTCCGCGCTGTTCGCGTCGCGGTTCAGGGAGTGCGCGGCACGCGCCCTGCTGCTTCCGCGCCGCAATCCGGGCAAGCGGACCCCGCTGTGGCAGCAGCGTCAGCGCGCGGCACAACTTCTCCAGGTGGCCGGCGAGTTCGGCTCGTTCCCGATCGTCCTGGAAGCCGTCCGCGAGTGCCTCCAAGATGTCTTCGACGTCCCGGGCCTGACGGAGCTGATGGGCGACATCGACTCCCGTCGGGTCCGGCTGGTCGAGGTGACCACCCCCGAGCCGTCCCCGTTCGCCCGATCGCTCCTCTTCGGGTATGTGGCGCAGTTCCTGTACGAGGGCGACTCACCGCTCGCCGAGCGGCGTGCCGCCGCGCTCTCCCTGGACTCCAAGCTGCTTGCCGAGCTGCTCGGCCAGGCGGAGCTGCGCGAGTTGCTCGACGCCGACGTGTTGGGCGAGCTGGAGCGGGAGCTCCAATGGCTGACGGAGGAGCGCGGGCTGAAGGGCGCGGAGGGCGTCGCCGACGCACTGCGCGTGCTGGGGCCGCTGACGGCCGCCGAACTGGCCGAGCGCGGCGCGGACCCCGGCTGGGCGGAGGAGCTCGCCGCCTCACGGCGCGCCATCCGGGTCCGGATCGCGGGAGCCGACCACTGGGCGGCGATCGAGGACGCCGGGCGTCTGCGGGATGCCCTGGGGACGGCGCTTCCGGTGGGCGTCCCCGAAGCGTTCACCGAGCCCGTCAAGGATCCGCTGGGCGACCTGCTGGCCCGCTTCGCCCGGACCCATGGCCCGTTCACCTCCTCGCAGGCGGCGTCCCGGTTCGGTCTGGGCTCTGCGGTCACCGACGGAGCCCTCCAGCGTCTGGCCGGGACCGGACGGGTCGTCCAGGGGGAGTTCCACCCCTCGGGGATCGGCCGGGAATGGTGCGATGCGACCGTGCTGCGGCGTCTGCGGCGCCGCTCACTCGCGGCGCTGCGCGAGGAGCTGGAACCGGTGCCGCCGGCGGCCCTCGCGACCTTCCTGCCCCAGTGGCAGCACCTGGGGAGCAGCAGTCTGCGCGGCATCGACGGACTGGCCCGCGCCATCGAGCAGCTCCAGGGCGCTCCCGTACCGGCCTCCGCACTGGAGAAGCTGGTCCTGCCGTCCCGAGTGGTGGGCTACTCCCCCGCCCTGCTCGACGAGCTGACCACCACCGGCGAGGTCGTATGGGCCGGAGCGGGCTCGCTGCCCGGCAAAGACGGCTGGGTCTCCCTCTACCTCGCCGACGCGGCACCGCTGCTGCTTCCGCCGCCGCACCCCGTGGAGCTGACCGCTTTGCACGAGTCCGTGCTCACCGTCCTCTCCGGCGGCTACGGACTGTTCTTCCGGCAGATCGCCGACCAGGTCCGTGCCACCACCCACCCTGACGCCACCGATCCCCGACTCGCCGACACCCTCTGGGATTTGGCCTGGTCGGGACGGCTCACCAACGACACTCTGGCGCCGCTGCGCGCCTTCCTGGGGTCGGGTCGCACGGCCGGGTCCACAGCGCACCGGGCCAAGCGCACCGTTCCGCGGGGACGCTACGGCTCGCTGACCGCGTCCGCGCGCCCCGCCTCGCGCACGGGGCCGCCGACCGTCGCCGGGCGGTGGTCGCTGCTCCCGCCCGCCGAACCGGACGCCACCCACCGTGCACACGCGCTGGCGCGCACCCTGCTCGACCGCCATGGCGTGGTCACCCGGGGCGCGGTCGCGGCCGAAGGGGTCGAGGGCGGGTTCTCGGCGACCTACCGGATCCTGTCCGCTTTCGAGGACAGCGGACAGGCCCGTCGCGGCTATGTCGTCGAGGGGCTGGGAGCCGCCCAGTTCGCGATGGACGGGGCCGTGGACCGGCTGCGTGCCGCGTCCTCCGCCCGTGACCGCGCCGGTGCCCACACGGCGGCTCGTGCGACCGTGCTGGCGGCGGCGGACCCGGCGAACGCCTACGGAGCCGCGCTCCCGTGGCCCGAACCCCCGACCGGAGCGGGCCACAAGCCCGGACGCAAGGCGGGCTCTCTGGTGGTGCTGGTCGACGGCGAACTGGCGCTCTACATGGAGCGCGGCGGCAGGACCCTGCTGTCCTGGGCGACCGAACCGGACGCTCCGGTGCTGCGCGCTGCCGCCGAGGCACTCGCCGAGGCGGCACGGGCGGGCGCGCTCGGCTCGGTCACGGTCGAGCGGGTCAACGGCGCCGCGGCACTGACCTCTCCCCTGGCGCGGCCGTTCGAGGAGTCCGGCTTCCATGCCACCCCGCGCGGGCTGCGGCTGCGTCCCTGA
- a CDS encoding AraC family transcriptional regulator yields the protein MAEGEWARYWQPERLPGIDLLRARYVRHAFPRHSHEGYVFGTITRGVEDVGLPGGVVHAGPGSVVMINPEVPHTARAGVSEGWVYSTVYPSSHVVAEIAAETTTIKGTPGFGVAHVIDPHAARLIREVHRAAEEGDVLAADSLLRIMVARLLRDHGGSLPARAPLTAGAHDAARARAVLEERMDSPPTLQALAFELNTSQFALLRAFRERYGMPPHTWLTDARVRRARRLLDAGAAPAQAAALVGFADQPHLNRHFTRIVGVPPGAYQRGRGVDGPSARRGGGGLRRGDGRRARTYKT from the coding sequence ATGGCAGAGGGTGAGTGGGCTCGGTACTGGCAGCCGGAGCGGCTTCCGGGAATCGACCTGCTCCGCGCCCGGTACGTACGCCACGCCTTTCCCCGCCACAGCCACGAGGGCTATGTCTTCGGGACCATCACCCGCGGCGTCGAGGACGTCGGCCTTCCGGGCGGTGTCGTCCACGCCGGTCCCGGATCGGTCGTGATGATCAATCCCGAAGTGCCGCACACCGCCAGAGCCGGGGTGAGCGAGGGCTGGGTGTATTCGACCGTCTACCCGTCGTCACATGTGGTGGCCGAGATCGCCGCGGAGACGACGACGATCAAGGGCACTCCGGGCTTCGGGGTGGCCCATGTGATCGACCCGCACGCCGCCCGGCTGATCCGCGAGGTGCACCGCGCGGCGGAGGAAGGCGACGTCCTCGCCGCCGACAGCCTGCTGCGGATCATGGTGGCGCGGCTGCTGCGCGATCACGGGGGCAGTCTCCCCGCGCGGGCCCCGCTCACGGCGGGCGCACACGACGCGGCACGGGCCCGCGCGGTGCTGGAGGAGCGCATGGACAGCCCGCCCACCCTCCAGGCCCTCGCCTTCGAGCTGAACACCAGCCAGTTCGCGCTGCTGCGGGCCTTCCGCGAGCGCTACGGCATGCCGCCGCACACCTGGCTCACCGACGCCCGGGTCCGCCGGGCGCGGCGACTGCTTGACGCGGGCGCGGCTCCGGCTCAGGCCGCCGCGCTGGTGGGGTTCGCCGACCAGCCGCACCTGAACAGGCACTTCACCCGGATCGTCGGAGTACCGCCCGGCGCCTACCAGCGGGGACGAGGGGTCGACGGGCCGAGTGCGAGACGAGGTGGCGGCGGGCTGAGACGAGGAGACGGCAGGCGCGCAAGAACGTACAAGACCTGA
- a CDS encoding AzlC family ABC transporter permease yields MKPDSAVVRDALGVGLAVGLSGFAFGATAAGAGLDLAQICALSLLVFTGASQFALVGALAAGGNPLAAAAGAFFLGTRNAFYGLRLSQLLALPRSVRPFAAHWVIDETTAVSLSQPTRRAARLGFTATGLTLYVLWNLTTFLGALGAEAIGDTSAWGLDAAGPAVFLALLAPMLRTTTERVVAGLAVVLGLGLLPVLPAGAPVLVAALAAPTVLWLHGRGLVNGKNTERKDADR; encoded by the coding sequence GTGAAGCCCGACTCCGCCGTGGTGCGGGACGCACTCGGAGTGGGCCTCGCCGTCGGCCTGTCAGGATTCGCCTTCGGCGCCACCGCGGCAGGGGCGGGACTCGACCTCGCCCAGATCTGCGCCCTCAGCCTGCTCGTCTTCACCGGTGCATCCCAGTTCGCCCTGGTCGGCGCGCTCGCCGCGGGTGGCAACCCGCTCGCGGCCGCTGCGGGCGCCTTCTTCCTCGGCACCCGCAACGCCTTCTACGGGCTCAGGCTCTCCCAACTGCTGGCCCTGCCGCGTTCCGTACGCCCTTTCGCCGCGCACTGGGTCATCGACGAGACCACGGCTGTCTCCCTGTCCCAGCCGACACGGCGTGCCGCACGGCTGGGCTTCACCGCCACCGGACTCACCCTCTATGTGCTGTGGAACCTGACGACGTTCCTCGGTGCACTGGGCGCGGAGGCGATCGGTGACACCAGCGCCTGGGGGCTGGACGCGGCGGGACCCGCGGTGTTCCTGGCACTGCTCGCCCCGATGCTGCGCACGACCACTGAGCGTGTGGTCGCGGGACTCGCCGTGGTACTGGGACTCGGGCTGCTACCGGTGCTCCCTGCCGGAGCGCCAGTACTGGTCGCCGCGCTCGCGGCCCCGACCGTCCTCTGGCTCCATGGCCGTGGGCTCGTCAACGGGAAGAACACGGAGCGGAAGGACGCCGACCGATGA
- a CDS encoding AzlD domain-containing protein has protein sequence MNVWIAIGLTAVGCYLVKLAGLLVPAGALERPLVQRLSALLPVALLAALTAQQTFSSGSSLAVDARAAGLVAAAIALVLRAPFLAVVAAAVLVTAGVRALGG, from the coding sequence ATGAACGTCTGGATCGCCATCGGGCTGACGGCCGTCGGCTGCTACCTGGTCAAGCTGGCTGGTCTGCTGGTGCCCGCCGGAGCTCTGGAACGCCCCCTTGTGCAGCGCCTTTCCGCGCTGCTCCCCGTGGCGCTGCTGGCCGCGCTCACCGCTCAGCAGACGTTCAGCAGCGGCAGCTCCTTGGCCGTCGACGCCAGGGCCGCCGGTCTGGTTGCGGCGGCGATCGCCCTGGTGCTGCGCGCGCCGTTCCTCGCCGTCGTCGCCGCAGCCGTGCTGGTCACCGCCGGTGTGCGCGCGCTAGGCGGCTGA
- a CDS encoding DUF3046 domain-containing protein gives MRLTIFWERMEEHFGAAYADSFARDHVMTELGGRTVHEALAAGWETKDVWRGVCSAMGIPAEKR, from the coding sequence ATGCGGTTGACGATTTTCTGGGAGCGGATGGAAGAGCACTTCGGTGCCGCGTATGCCGACTCCTTCGCGCGCGACCATGTGATGACCGAGCTCGGTGGCCGAACCGTGCACGAGGCGTTGGCCGCGGGGTGGGAGACGAAGGACGTCTGGCGCGGGGTCTGCTCGGCCATGGGGATACCGGCTGAGAAGCGGTGA